The Mucilaginibacter yixingensis genome window below encodes:
- the yidC gene encoding membrane protein insertase YidC: MDKNTYTGFFMILVILVGFSFWMNHTNKEELAKQHKQHTIDSLNRIDSLKQAKLAVKVAPGEKPVIDSAVLKSPFGAATMGSEQLVTLENADLRVKLSTRGGKVYSVELKNYKTFDKKPLILFDGSSNHFGLNLNAAGKSINTDKLYFTPSAPSLTVNGKDSSSLTMRLSYSPTQYIDYIYSLKGEGNKLELSIKPTGLDDVVASTNSVNLQWTATLRKQEKDMKLERQYSTVYFKNSDNDVDYLSVGKDDNKTINDKKLQWFSFKQHFFSNVLISKAGMSNANLSVAINPNDTANVKSMTASVTLNKDNSGAVPMEFYFGPNRFKTLQAQGYDLEKQVDLGWGPLKYINRFATLPVFNVLSSFNWNYGLIILALTVILKLVLSPLTYKSYLSMAKMRVLKPEMDEIKAKVGEDNPTLLQQEYMKLYKKAGVNPLGGCLPMLLQMPIVIAFFRFFPSLFELRGQSFLWMHDLSTYDSVIKFGTSLPFLGDHISLMCLLMTISTLIYTYFNNQISGATGQMKYIGYVTPIIFLGALNGYPAGLNYYYFLANMFTFLQQFLIRQMVDDKKIHAQIQENKKKPEDATKKKKSGFQARMEEMMRQQQQAQQAKGKK; the protein is encoded by the coding sequence ATGGATAAAAATACTTATACCGGATTTTTCATGATTCTGGTTATCCTCGTTGGTTTTTCATTCTGGATGAACCATACCAACAAAGAGGAACTTGCAAAACAACACAAGCAACACACAATCGATTCGCTTAACCGTATCGATTCTTTAAAACAGGCTAAACTGGCAGTTAAAGTTGCTCCGGGCGAAAAACCTGTGATAGACTCGGCTGTATTAAAAAGTCCTTTTGGTGCTGCAACCATGGGTTCAGAGCAACTGGTTACTTTAGAAAATGCTGACCTGCGTGTTAAACTGAGCACCCGCGGCGGTAAAGTTTATTCGGTTGAACTGAAAAACTACAAAACCTTCGACAAAAAACCGCTGATCTTGTTTGATGGCAGCAGCAACCACTTCGGTCTTAACCTGAACGCTGCTGGCAAAAGCATCAATACAGACAAACTGTACTTTACCCCAAGCGCACCAAGCCTAACGGTTAACGGTAAAGACAGCAGCAGCCTGACCATGCGTTTAAGCTACAGCCCAACACAGTATATTGATTATATATACTCATTGAAAGGCGAAGGCAACAAACTGGAACTGAGCATTAAACCAACCGGCCTTGACGACGTTGTTGCCAGCACCAACTCGGTTAACCTGCAATGGACAGCTACCCTGCGCAAACAGGAGAAGGACATGAAGCTGGAGCGTCAATACTCTACCGTTTATTTTAAAAATAGCGATAACGATGTTGACTACCTGAGCGTTGGTAAAGATGATAACAAAACCATCAACGATAAAAAGCTGCAGTGGTTCTCGTTCAAACAGCACTTTTTCTCTAACGTGCTGATCTCTAAAGCGGGCATGAGCAATGCCAACTTATCGGTAGCTATCAACCCTAATGATACAGCCAACGTAAAATCCATGACTGCCAGCGTAACGCTGAACAAGGATAATTCTGGCGCCGTTCCGATGGAGTTTTACTTCGGCCCTAACCGTTTTAAAACCCTGCAGGCACAAGGTTATGACCTGGAAAAACAGGTTGACTTAGGTTGGGGTCCATTAAAATACATCAACCGCTTTGCTACGCTGCCGGTATTTAACGTACTATCCAGCTTTAACTGGAACTACGGTTTAATTATCCTGGCGCTAACAGTGATTCTGAAACTGGTACTGTCGCCGTTAACCTATAAATCATACCTGTCTATGGCTAAAATGCGTGTGCTGAAGCCGGAGATGGACGAGATTAAAGCTAAAGTTGGCGAAGACAACCCTACCCTGTTACAACAGGAGTACATGAAGTTGTACAAAAAAGCCGGTGTAAATCCGCTGGGCGGCTGTTTGCCAATGTTGCTGCAAATGCCTATTGTTATTGCGTTCTTCCGCTTCTTCCCAAGCTTATTTGAGCTGCGCGGACAAAGCTTCTTGTGGATGCACGATTTATCAACTTATGACTCGGTAATTAAATTTGGCACCAGCCTGCCATTCCTGGGCGATCACATCAGCTTGATGTGTTTGCTGATGACCATCTCAACCCTGATCTATACTTACTTTAACAACCAAATCTCGGGCGCTACCGGTCAGATGAAATATATTGGTTACGTTACGCCAATCATCTTCCTGGGTGCACTGAACGGCTATCCGGCAGGTTTGAACTATTACTACTTCCTGGCCAACATGTTCACCTTCCTGCAGCAGTTCCTGATTCGCCAGATGGTGGATGACAAAAAGATCCACGCGCAGATCCAGGAAAACAAAAAGAAACCAGAAGACGCCACAAAAAAGAAGAAATCAGGTTTCCAGGCCCGTATGGAAGAGATGATGCGCCAGCAACAACAAGCGCAACAAGCAAAGGGAAAAAAATAA
- the purS gene encoding phosphoribosylformylglycinamidine synthase subunit PurS: MTKFQAEIDVMPKKEILDPQGKAVTGSMKNLGLPEIENVRIGKHVSLQVEAATEAEASEKVDKACKSLLANLIMESYSFTLHAV, from the coding sequence ATGACAAAGTTTCAGGCTGAAATTGACGTAATGCCCAAAAAAGAGATCTTAGACCCACAAGGTAAAGCCGTAACCGGCAGTATGAAAAACCTGGGGTTGCCTGAAATTGAAAACGTACGCATAGGCAAACACGTATCACTGCAAGTTGAAGCTGCTACCGAAGCAGAAGCCAGCGAAAAAGTGGACAAAGCCTGCAAAAGCTTACTGGCTAACCTGATTATGGAAAGCTACAGCTTTACCCTGCACGCTGTTTAA
- a CDS encoding Hpt domain-containing protein — protein MAEQDLDLTFLYEIADGSNEFLVDSIDMFLQQTPELLTSITDAIAAGDWAAAGGFAHKLKPNLGFFGMLQSQSTIQEVELACKTGGQDPETIKTKFAWVKETVSNNLVELARIKAEKAALL, from the coding sequence ATGGCTGAACAGGACCTTGACCTTACTTTTCTTTATGAAATTGCCGATGGCAGCAACGAGTTTTTAGTAGACTCGATAGATATGTTCCTTCAGCAAACGCCTGAGCTACTTACCAGCATTACCGATGCCATTGCCGCAGGCGATTGGGCCGCTGCCGGTGGTTTTGCTCACAAACTGAAACCAAACCTGGGTTTCTTCGGTATGCTGCAAAGCCAGTCAACTATACAGGAGGTAGAGTTAGCCTGCAAAACCGGCGGACAAGATCCTGAAACTATCAAAACCAAATTTGCCTGGGTAAAAGAAACCGTTAGCAACAACCTGGTAGAGCTGGCGCGGATTAAAGCTGAGAAAGCAGCGTTGCTGTAG
- the pssA gene encoding CDP-diacylglycerol--serine O-phosphatidyltransferase: protein MSGSSNVDKFLVTSPSMRKRVQRHVPNAITCANLFSGCVGIVLTLSDQPNSMHLGAYCIFLAAIFDFFDGFASRVLKATTGIGKDLDSLADMVSFGVLPAVILFEFFKQSHQIPHISTYLNYVAFLIPVFSALRLAKFNIDTRQAEKFIGLPTPANAILIASFPLIHEHHNTFYSNYITNPIILAVFTIVMCTLLVAELPLLSLKFKNADFQENIYRYLLLLFSAILILFFKFAAVPVIIFLYIVLSIIQFKIDNDKVSG from the coding sequence ATGAGCGGTTCATCCAACGTTGATAAATTCTTGGTAACTTCGCCGTCAATGAGGAAGCGTGTACAACGACATGTCCCCAATGCCATTACCTGCGCTAATCTATTCAGCGGCTGCGTGGGCATTGTACTTACCCTTAGTGATCAACCAAATAGCATGCACCTGGGTGCTTATTGCATCTTCCTTGCAGCTATTTTTGATTTTTTTGATGGTTTCGCATCGCGCGTGCTTAAGGCTACCACGGGCATAGGTAAAGACCTGGACTCGCTGGCTGATATGGTGAGTTTTGGCGTATTACCTGCCGTTATTCTGTTTGAGTTCTTTAAACAATCGCACCAGATCCCGCACATCAGCACCTATTTAAATTACGTGGCGTTCCTGATCCCGGTGTTCTCTGCCCTGCGTTTGGCTAAATTTAATATCGACACCCGCCAGGCCGAAAAATTTATTGGCCTGCCAACACCGGCAAATGCCATCCTGATCGCGTCGTTCCCGCTCATTCATGAGCATCATAATACTTTTTATTCAAACTACATCACCAACCCCATTATTTTGGCAGTTTTTACCATCGTGATGTGTACCTTATTGGTGGCAGAATTACCGCTGCTATCGCTTAAATTTAAGAATGCCGATTTTCAGGAAAATATTTACCGCTATTTATTGCTGCTATTTTCGGCTATTCTGATACTATTTTTTAAATTTGCGGCCGTACCGGTAATTATTTTCCTGTACATCGTATTATCAATTATCCAATTCAAGATAGACAATGACAAAGTTTCAGGCTGA
- a CDS encoding CTP synthase, which translates to MTKYIFVTGGVTSSLGKGIISASLAKLLQARGYRVTIQKFDPYINIDPGTLNPYEHGECYVTEDGAETDLDLGHYERFLNVPTSQANNITTGRIYQNVINREREGAFLGKTVQVVPHITDEIKRNVRLLGENGEYDIVITEIGGTVGDIESLPFVEAVRQFRWEEGSSNSLVIHLTLIPFLAAAGELKTKPTQHSVKMLLEYGIQPDILVCRTEHHVNQELRKKIALFCNVNINAVIESIDAPTIYDVPLLMLREQLDKTVLAKLKLPTKNEPNLESWKDFLGRLKNPTAEVRIGLVGKYVELPDAYKSIIEAFIHAGAKNECKVKVITIQSGQLTTENAVEKLRGLHGVLVAPGFGERGFEGKIEAIRYVRENNIPFFGICLGMQCAVVEYGRNVLNLPDANSTEMNPETPNPVISIMEDQKNVTNMGGTMRLGAYPCDLKKGTKAHHAYGKTHISERHRHRYEFNNEYFKAYEDAGLVMSGINPENNLVEVIELKNHPYFIGAQFHPELKSTVANPHPLFVNFVAASLAYSRKN; encoded by the coding sequence ATGACCAAATACATCTTTGTTACGGGCGGCGTAACCTCGTCGTTAGGAAAAGGTATTATATCGGCCTCACTGGCCAAACTTCTCCAGGCGCGTGGCTACCGCGTAACTATCCAAAAATTCGATCCTTACATTAATATTGACCCGGGAACGCTGAACCCTTACGAGCATGGCGAGTGCTATGTGACCGAGGACGGCGCCGAAACCGATTTGGACCTGGGCCACTATGAGCGCTTTTTGAATGTGCCTACATCACAGGCCAACAACATTACTACCGGTCGCATTTATCAAAATGTAATTAACCGCGAGCGCGAAGGAGCATTTTTGGGTAAAACCGTACAAGTAGTACCCCACATTACCGATGAGATTAAACGCAACGTACGCCTGCTGGGCGAAAACGGCGAGTATGACATCGTGATCACCGAGATTGGTGGTACCGTGGGCGATATCGAGTCGCTGCCGTTTGTGGAAGCCGTTCGCCAGTTCCGCTGGGAAGAAGGCAGCAGCAACTCGCTGGTAATTCACCTTACGCTTATTCCTTTCCTGGCCGCCGCGGGCGAGTTGAAAACGAAACCAACCCAGCACTCGGTAAAAATGCTGCTGGAGTATGGTATTCAACCTGATATTCTGGTTTGTCGTACCGAGCACCACGTTAACCAGGAGCTGCGTAAAAAAATCGCTCTGTTCTGTAACGTAAATATCAATGCGGTAATCGAGTCTATCGATGCGCCAACCATTTATGACGTTCCGCTGCTGATGCTGCGTGAGCAGTTGGACAAAACCGTATTGGCCAAATTAAAACTGCCAACCAAAAACGAGCCAAACCTGGAAAGCTGGAAAGACTTCCTTGGTCGCCTCAAAAACCCAACAGCCGAAGTTCGTATAGGCCTGGTAGGTAAATATGTAGAACTGCCTGACGCTTATAAATCAATCATCGAGGCATTTATACACGCCGGCGCTAAAAACGAGTGCAAGGTAAAAGTAATCACCATCCAATCTGGCCAGTTAACTACCGAGAACGCGGTTGAAAAACTACGTGGCCTGCATGGCGTACTGGTTGCTCCAGGCTTTGGCGAGCGTGGTTTTGAAGGCAAAATTGAAGCTATCCGCTATGTGCGCGAGAACAATATTCCGTTCTTCGGTATCTGTTTAGGTATGCAATGCGCAGTTGTTGAATACGGCCGCAACGTATTGAATTTGCCTGATGCCAACAGCACCGAGATGAACCCGGAAACTCCAAACCCGGTTATCTCGATCATGGAAGATCAGAAAAACGTGACCAACATGGGCGGAACCATGCGTTTGGGCGCTTATCCGTGCGATCTGAAGAAAGGCACCAAAGCTCATCACGCCTACGGAAAAACCCACATCAGCGAGCGTCACCGCCATCGTTACGAGTTTAATAATGAGTACTTTAAGGCTTACGAGGACGCCGGTCTGGTTATGTCGGGCATTAATCCGGAGAACAATCTGGTTGAGGTGATCGAACTGAAAAACCACCCTTATTTTATCGGTGCACAGTTCCATCCTGAATTAAAATCAACTGTTGCTAATCCTCACCCACTTTTTGTTAACTTTGTCGCCGCTTCGCTGGCCTATAGCCGCAAGAATTAA
- a CDS encoding exonuclease domain-containing protein, which produces MYAIVDIETTGSHASANGITEIAICIHNGVEVVERFESLINPGREIPVFIQALTGIDNEMVSTAPPFRQVAARVHELLKDKIFVAHNVNFDYSFVRHHLADAGFELNCNKLCTVRLGRKILPGMPSYSLGKLCRHLGIDNEGRHRAMGDAAATAKLFSLLLGSDTGNHIKSALKQRSKEQQLPANLPKADVDQLPLVPGVYYFHDQKGKVIYVGKAVNIRKRVLSHFSGNNPNRQRQEFLRNIFHITYQECGTELMAFALEAVEIKRLWPAYNRSLKRFEQTFGIYAFEDQRGYIRLAVDKQRKHSQTVYTCRSLTEGYNLLNQLVEEFELCPKLCFIQKNNETCNGKHGENCACGGHETADRYAQRVGDALRNFKAQLPTIAIRDRGRTYEEHSCLLIENGRFFGMGYIPHDAEIDNLDDLKSHLKPHFDNGYILNMVLTHAERHPFKIVNFRTEVLV; this is translated from the coding sequence ATGTACGCCATTGTCGATATTGAAACTACGGGCAGCCACGCCAGCGCAAACGGTATTACCGAAATTGCCATTTGCATCCACAATGGAGTGGAAGTTGTAGAGCGTTTCGAATCGTTGATTAATCCCGGTCGGGAGATCCCTGTATTTATCCAGGCATTAACGGGGATTGATAATGAAATGGTGTCTACTGCCCCACCTTTTAGACAAGTAGCCGCGCGCGTACATGAACTGCTGAAAGACAAGATCTTTGTTGCTCACAACGTCAACTTTGATTACTCGTTTGTACGTCATCACCTGGCCGATGCGGGTTTTGAGCTGAACTGCAACAAGCTATGTACGGTACGTCTGGGCAGGAAGATTTTACCGGGCATGCCCTCTTACAGCCTGGGCAAACTCTGTCGGCATTTAGGCATTGATAACGAGGGCCGGCACCGCGCCATGGGCGATGCTGCGGCTACTGCTAAACTTTTCTCTTTACTGTTAGGAAGCGACACCGGAAATCATATTAAAAGTGCTTTAAAGCAACGCTCTAAAGAACAACAACTGCCGGCCAATCTCCCAAAGGCTGATGTAGACCAACTACCCTTGGTACCTGGCGTCTATTACTTTCACGATCAGAAAGGGAAGGTAATTTACGTAGGCAAGGCGGTAAATATCCGTAAGCGTGTACTCAGTCATTTCAGCGGGAATAACCCTAACCGGCAGCGTCAGGAGTTTCTGCGCAACATTTTTCATATCACCTATCAGGAGTGTGGTACCGAGCTGATGGCTTTTGCTTTGGAAGCCGTAGAAATTAAACGTTTGTGGCCAGCTTACAATCGCTCGCTTAAACGCTTTGAACAAACGTTTGGCATATATGCGTTTGAAGATCAGCGCGGCTACATTCGTTTGGCGGTTGATAAACAGCGCAAGCATAGCCAAACGGTTTATACCTGCCGGTCGCTAACCGAAGGCTATAACCTGCTTAATCAGTTGGTAGAAGAGTTTGAGCTTTGTCCTAAACTGTGCTTCATCCAAAAAAATAACGAAACCTGCAACGGCAAACACGGCGAGAACTGCGCCTGTGGTGGCCATGAAACAGCAGATCGCTACGCCCAGCGCGTTGGCGATGCGCTGCGTAATTTCAAAGCCCAGCTACCTACCATAGCTATCCGTGATCGTGGTCGCACGTATGAAGAACACAGCTGTCTGCTGATAGAAAATGGTCGTTTTTTTGGCATGGGCTATATTCCTCATGATGCAGAGATTGACAATCTGGATGATCTGAAATCGCACCTGAAACCCCACTTTGATAACGGATACATCCTCAACATGGTGTTGACGCATGCCGAAAGACATCCATTCAAGATTGTGAATTTTAGGACCGAGGTGTTAGTTTGA
- the pyrF gene encoding orotidine-5'-phosphate decarboxylase: MLSHQQLISQIKQKKSFLCVGLDTDINKIPAFLRDHEDPIFEFNKRIIDATADLCVAYKPNSAFYEAYGIKGLQSLINTCNYLPKDTLNIIDAKRGDIGNTSDKYARTFFDKASSGMDFDAITVTPYMGNDSVTPYLAYEGKWVIILALTSSVGSKDFQYLDTNDGHLYEAVIKKANTWAGADRLMFVVGATKSTEFTNIRQYAPDNFLLVPGVGAQGGSLEEVCKYGMNKDCGLLVNASRSIIYASNGEDFAEAARAEALKLQQQMAEELEKAGVI; encoded by the coding sequence ATGCTTTCCCATCAGCAACTCATTAGCCAGATCAAACAAAAAAAATCATTTTTATGTGTTGGCCTGGACACCGATATTAATAAAATACCTGCATTTCTGCGAGATCATGAAGACCCGATCTTTGAGTTTAACAAACGTATTATAGATGCCACTGCCGATTTGTGCGTGGCCTATAAACCAAACTCGGCCTTTTATGAGGCCTATGGTATTAAAGGCCTGCAAAGTTTAATAAACACCTGCAATTACCTGCCAAAGGATACGCTTAATATTATAGACGCAAAACGCGGCGACATTGGCAATACGTCCGACAAATACGCCCGCACTTTCTTCGATAAAGCATCATCAGGTATGGACTTCGATGCCATTACCGTTACACCTTATATGGGTAATGACAGCGTTACGCCTTACCTGGCTTACGAGGGTAAGTGGGTAATTATCCTGGCGCTCACCTCGTCGGTTGGTAGTAAAGATTTTCAATACCTGGATACCAATGATGGTCACTTGTACGAAGCGGTTATTAAAAAAGCCAACACCTGGGCAGGTGCCGACCGTTTGATGTTTGTGGTTGGTGCAACTAAAAGCACCGAGTTCACCAACATCCGTCAGTACGCTCCGGATAACTTCCTGTTAGTGCCGGGAGTGGGCGCACAAGGTGGCAGCCTGGAAGAAGTATGCAAATACGGTATGAATAAAGACTGCGGTTTGCTGGTTAATGCCTCTCGCTCAATTATCTATGCCAGTAACGGTGAAGACTTTGCCGAAGCTGCCCGTGCCGAAGCCCTGAAGCTGCAACAACAGATGGCGGAAGAGCTGGAGAAAGCGGGAGTTATTTAG
- the rho gene encoding transcription termination factor Rho: MSDTNELNDKLVSELREIAKSLGVAEADELRKPQLIIRIVEQQQLIEAARAQQVVLQSNYAEINTPAPAEADDKPRKRTRMVKGKAAAPKAEVPLDDANLFDISEEDDDMPPAIADEDEIPAVAAAPQEEAVETSEPVARQVEAPAEPRQKFERRNNQNQPQQQSKQQEPAINLDFDNVIVNEGVLEIMPDGYGFLRSSDYNYLTSPDDIYVSQSQIKLFGLKTGDTVRGSIRPPKEGEKYFPLVRVEAINGRIPAEVRDRVPFDHLTPLFPSERINLFTDPSNHSTRIMDLFAPIGKGQRGLIVAQPKTGKTMLLKDVANAIAKNHPEIYLIILLIDERPEEVTDMARSVRAEVIASTFDEPADRHVKIANIVLEKAKRMVECGHDVVILLDSITRLARAYNTVAPASGKILSGGVDANALHKPKRFFGAARNIEDGGSLTIIATALTETGSKMDEVIFEEFKGTGNMELQLDRKLSNKRIFPAIDLTASSTRRDDLLLDRDTLQRVWILRNHLADMNSQESMEFLQTQIRGTKSNEEFLVSMNS, translated from the coding sequence ATGTCTGATACTAACGAATTGAACGATAAACTCGTTTCAGAACTGCGCGAAATAGCCAAAAGTTTAGGCGTTGCCGAAGCTGATGAATTGCGCAAACCCCAACTAATTATCCGTATTGTAGAACAGCAACAACTTATTGAAGCCGCTCGTGCACAGCAAGTTGTTCTTCAAAGCAATTACGCCGAAATAAATACCCCTGCCCCTGCCGAAGCTGATGACAAACCACGCAAACGTACCCGCATGGTAAAAGGCAAAGCAGCCGCCCCTAAAGCTGAAGTTCCCCTGGATGATGCCAACCTGTTTGATATATCGGAAGAAGATGACGATATGCCGCCAGCTATTGCAGATGAAGATGAAATTCCGGCAGTTGCAGCAGCCCCACAGGAAGAAGCCGTTGAAACCAGCGAGCCAGTGGCACGCCAGGTAGAAGCGCCGGCAGAGCCACGCCAGAAATTTGAGCGTCGCAACAATCAAAATCAGCCGCAGCAACAGTCAAAACAGCAGGAGCCTGCTATCAATCTTGACTTTGATAACGTTATTGTAAATGAGGGCGTTCTGGAAATTATGCCTGACGGTTACGGTTTCCTCCGTTCGTCTGACTATAATTACCTCACCTCTCCGGATGATATCTACGTATCACAATCGCAGATCAAACTATTTGGTTTGAAAACCGGCGACACTGTGCGCGGCAGTATCCGCCCGCCAAAAGAAGGCGAAAAATACTTCCCGCTGGTGCGTGTGGAAGCCATTAACGGCCGTATCCCGGCCGAAGTGCGTGACCGCGTGCCTTTTGACCACCTGACACCGCTGTTCCCTTCAGAACGCATTAACCTGTTTACTGATCCAAGCAACCATTCAACCCGTATTATGGACCTGTTTGCCCCTATCGGTAAAGGCCAGCGCGGCTTGATTGTGGCTCAGCCTAAAACCGGTAAAACCATGCTGCTGAAGGATGTGGCCAACGCTATTGCTAAAAACCACCCTGAAATATACCTGATCATCCTGCTGATTGATGAGCGCCCTGAAGAGGTGACCGATATGGCCCGCAGCGTACGCGCCGAGGTTATCGCATCAACCTTTGATGAGCCGGCAGACCGCCACGTAAAGATTGCCAACATTGTGCTTGAGAAAGCTAAACGTATGGTAGAGTGCGGTCATGATGTGGTGATTCTGCTTGACTCTATTACCCGTTTGGCCCGCGCTTATAACACCGTGGCTCCGGCATCAGGCAAAATCTTGTCGGGTGGTGTGGATGCCAACGCGTTGCACAAGCCAAAACGCTTCTTCGGTGCTGCCCGTAATATTGAAGACGGCGGCTCATTAACCATCATCGCAACTGCATTGACCGAAACCGGATCTAAGATGGATGAGGTGATCTTTGAAGAGTTTAAAGGTACTGGTAACATGGAGCTACAGCTGGACCGCAAGCTTTCAAACAAACGTATCTTCCCGGCTATCGATCTTACTGCATCGAGTACCCGCCGAGACGATTTGCTGCTTGACCGTGATACCCTGCAGCGTGTTTGGATTCTGCGTAATCACCTGGCCGATATGAACTCGCAAGAGTCTATGGAGTTCCTGCAAACGCAGATCCGTGGTACCAAAAGCAACGAGGAGTTCCTGGTTTCAATGAACTCTTAG